A genomic window from Salvia hispanica cultivar TCC Black 2014 chromosome 5, UniMelb_Shisp_WGS_1.0, whole genome shotgun sequence includes:
- the LOC125187613 gene encoding diphthine methyltransferase homolog, whose product MEVGHCFLDGSADAVEFCGHESYHNVLAASTYVLQEGDQPTRSGSITLFDVDAEAGRFELIQKVETAGIFDIKWSPGPLPLLAQADADACVKLYSLPCSGSETAEIGSSCLTEVQGKCISSSMCLCIDWNSHATSMAVGLSDGSVSIVSLDESQLNILQEWKAHDFELWAASFDIQQPMLIYTGSDDCKFSCWDLREDPSQLVFQNTKAHKMGVCCIAKSPHDPNVLLTGSYDEHLRIWDTRLTSRPVSESSICLGGGVWRVKHHPHIPGLVLTACMHNGFALVKFRADQVEVIETYTKHDSLAYGADWQRGNAFVSGKKKRSAIATCSFYDRLLRVWTPQSDDVFI is encoded by the exons ATGGAGGTGGGGCATTGCTTCTTAGATGGGAGCGCAGATGCTGTGGAGTTTTGTGGCCATGAGTCGTACCACAACGTGCTTGCAGCCTCTACTTACGTGCTTCAAGAGGGTGATCAGCCCACTCGATCAGGGAGCATAACGCTCTTCGATGTAGATGCTGAGGCAGGCCGTTTTGAGTTGATTCAGAAAGTTGAAACAGCTGGGATTTTCGATATCAAATGGAGCCCAGGGCCCCTGCCTTTGCTTGCGCAAGCCGATGCTGATGCTTGTGTAAAGCTCTATAGCCTGCCTTGCTCTGGGTCAGAAACTGCTGAAATAGGca GTAGTTGCTTAACTGAAGTTCAGGGTAAATGCATCAGCTCCTCCATGTGCTTGTGCATAGATTGGAATTCGCATGCCACATCCATGGCAGTCGGCCTCTCTGATGGATCAGTTTCCATAGTCTCATTAGATGAGTCGCAGCTCAACATTCTGCAAGAATGGAAAGCACATGACTTTGAGCTTTGGGCTGCCTCGTTTGACATCCAGCAGCCGATGCTAATATACACAGGTTCGGATGACTGTAAGTTCAGCTGCTGGGACCTACGCGAGGACCCTTCTCAGTTGGTTTTCCAGAACACAAAAGCTCACAAAATGGGAGTGTGCTGCATAGCAAAGAGCCCTCACGACCCCAACGTTCTGCTCACTGGTAGCTACGACGAGCACCTGAGAATATGGGACACCAGATTAACTTCACGACCGGTGAGTGAATCTTCGATATGTCTAGGTGGAGGAGTTTGGAGGGTGAAGCACCACCCACATATACCAGGGCTGGTGTTAACAGCTTGTATGCACAACGGTTTTGCACTCGTTAAATTTCGAGCGGATCAAGTCGAGGTGATTGAGACATATACGAAGCATGACTCACTTGCATATGGAGCTGACTGGCAAAGAGGAAATGCATTTGTGTCTGGAAAGAAGAAGAGGTCTGCAATTGCTACATGCTCGTTTTATGATCGACTGCTTCGTGTCTGGACACCACAAAGCGATGATgtatttatatga
- the LOC125187515 gene encoding QWRF motif-containing protein 4-like isoform X1, whose product MDVYEPEQEQALQKQSAAERTRLPLVSADNKNGVTPLAQTREVRSRYRSPLPSSPTKRCSSPIASRTSSTSTFSAAAKRAVSAERNRPSRPSSPRSPSTPIQDTTAELLLASRKVAGIKIPESLWPSTMRSLNVSFQSDKKEKPASYMPDRTLRQSSNVAHRHAELPASRKPTPERKQTPLKSKNSSVQSENSKPVDSLYPRMVDQHRWPITTAGKVPTALDDKKRPTSSLRKTSPTPSLRKTSLDRITVSSKSIDLADMRSKTSPSPRSETGTPSRRKLSPDSTAVLTRSNSVADKISKTSSLSRQETGSPPHRRLSLDGTVGPNRSIDVADKTSRPSSLSYGGIGAPSHRRLSLDVTAMLNRSIGIPDKKSKSSLSPHLERGTSSMKRLSPDGNAVQSRSIDLADKTSRTSSTFHPETITSSIRRPSLDGSPVPNRSIDLVGRTTKTSSSSHTERGTPSPRIVSLDGKSKPLVKSTNDLLVSHDESGIALVNGCLVDDCSPQIVRPNSSSSSDKTKMSNAAAKHLVVPTLGLISTVSRWISPSRAKAVNSSRGSSPARIRPSSPTRKLQSAASVLSFITDIRHGKKAANHIEDVHNLRLLYNRLLQWRYANAQSDDALQSQRVKVERVMCSVWVEITSLWDSIMEKRIEIQKLKLKLKLYSVLDNQICGLNEWALIETDHISSLTWAIEDLQASTVLVPVIRGARVCSGLLCMGNIKTIKEAVCSAVDVMQAMGSSLCSVLLKVDKMNCLVSELADVVIEGRAMFDEYESMLISIAELQVEEYSLRSHLLQMKQAWSNDETTIYGY is encoded by the exons ATGGATGTATATGAACCTGAGCAAGAGCAAGCGTTACAGAAGCAATCTGCTGCTGAGAGAACAAGACTACCACTGGTTTCAGCTGACAACAAGAATGGAGTCACTCCACTTGCCCAAACAAGAGAAGTTCGTTCGAGGTATAGGTCACCTTTACCATCTTCACCCACGAAACGCTGTTCTTCGCCAATCGCCAGCAGGACATCATCAACCTCAACGTTTTCAGCAGCAGCAAAGAGGGCTGTATCAGCTGAAAGAAATCGCCCCTCTCGACCATCATCGCCTCGATCTCCATCAACCCCAATTCAGGATACAACTGCAGAATTGTTGTTGGCATCGAGAAAGGTAGCCGGCATTAAGATACCGGAGTCCTTATGGCCTTCCACAATGCGGAGCCTAAATGTTTCTTTCCAGTCtgataagaaagaaaaaccaGCTTCTTATATGCCTGATCGAACTCTGAGGCAATCATCTAATGTTGCTCATAGACATGCTGAACTTCCAGCTTCAAGAAAGCCTACACCTGAAAGGAAGCAGACTCCACTTAAAAGTAAGAATTCTTCTGTTCAATCCGAGAATTCTAAACCTGTTGATAGTTTGTATCCACGTATGGTGGATCAACATCGATGGCCAATCACAACAGCTGGGAAAGTTCCCACTGCCCTGGATGATAAGAAAAGACCTACATCTTCCCTTAGGAAGACATCCCCTACACCTTCTCTTAGGAAGACATCCCTGGATAGGATCACTGTTTCAAGCAAAAGTATCGACCTGGCTGATATGAGAAGCAAAACTTCACCTTCACCCCGTTCGGAAACAGGTACACCTTCCCGCAGGAAACTATCTCCAGATAGCACCGCCGTTCTTACTAGAAGTAACAGCGTTGCTGATAAGATCAGCAAAACTTCATCTTTATCCCGACAAGAAACAGGTTCACCTCCCCATAGGAGACTCTCCCTGGATGGCACAGTTGGCCCTAATAGAAGTATCGACGTGGCTGACAAGACAAGCAGGCCCTCATCTCTATCCTATGGTGGAATAGGTGCACCTTCCCATAGGAGACTATCTCTGGATGTCACTGCTATGTTAAATAGAAGTATTGGCATTCCAGATAAGAAAAGCAAATCTTCATTGTCTCCCCATTTGGAAAGAGGTACATCTTCAATGAAGAGACTATCTCCTGATGGCAATGCTGTTCAGAGTAGAAGTATAGATTTAGCTGACAAGACAAGCAGAACTTCATCTACATTCCATCCAGAAACGATTACCTCTTCAATCAGGAGGCCATCTCTGGATGGAAGCCCTGTTCCAAACCGAAGTATTGATTTGGTTGGTAGGACTACCAAAACTTCATCTTCATCCCATACGGAAAGAGGTACACCTTCCCCCAGGATAGTATCTCTGGATGGGAAAAGTAAACCTTTGGTCAAATCTACAAATGATTTGTTAGTATCTCATGATGAGAGTGGAATAGCATTGGTGAATGGGTGTTTAGTTGATGATTGTTCACCACAGATTGTAAGACCTAATTCTTCAAGTTCATcagataaaacaaaaatgtcaaatgCTGCCGCTAAACATCTGGTTGTTCCAACTCTTGGATTGATATCTACTGTGTCTAGATGGATCAGTCCCTCTCGAGCAAAGGCTGTCAATTCTTCAAGAGGATCCAGCCCTGCTCGGATAAGACCATCCAGCCCCACCAGAAAACTTCAAAGTGCAGCTTCAGTTCTTAGTTTCATTACAGATATCAGACATGGAAAGAAGGCTGCAAATCACATTGAAGATGTCCATAACTTGCGTCTTTTATACAATAGACTCTTGCAATGGAGATATGCAAATGCTCAGAGTGATGATGCATTGCAATCCCAGAGAGTAAAAGTAGAG AGAGTGATGTGCAGTGTGTGGGTGGAAATCACTTCTCTTTGGGACTCAATAATGGAGAAAAGGATTGAGATTCAGAAATTAAAGCTCAAGTTGAAGCTTTACTCAGTTTTGGACAATCAA ATCTGTGGTCTTAACGAGTGGGCATTAATTGAAACGGATCATATTAGCTCATTAACTTGGGCCATAGAGGATCTGCAAGCTAGCACAGTTCTTGTTCCAGTCATAAGAGGAGCAAGGGTATGTAGCGGACTACTCTGTATG ggtaatattaaaacaataaaggAGGCTGTATGCTCTGCTGTTGATGTGATGCAGGCAATGGGGTCCTCCTTATGTTCCGTACTCTTGAAG GTTGACAAGATGAACTGCTTGGTGTCTGAACTTGCTGATGTAGTAATAGAGGGAAGAGCTATGTTTGATGAATATGAATCAATGTTGATCTCCATCGCTGAATTGCAG GTGGAAGAATACAGCCTTAGGAGCCATCTACTACAGATGAAACAAGCTTGGAGCAACGATGAAACGACAATATATGGGTATTAA
- the LOC125187515 gene encoding QWRF motif-containing protein 4-like isoform X2 has protein sequence MDVYEPEQEQALQKQSAAERTRLPLVSADNKNGVTPLAQTREVRSRYRSPLPSSPTKRCSSPIASRTSSTSTFSAAAKRAVSAERNRPSRPSSPRSPSTPIQDTTAELLLASRKVAGIKIPESLWPSTMRSLNVSFQSDKKEKPASYMPDRTLRQSSNVAHRHAELPASRKPTPERKQTPLKSKNSSVQSENSKPVDSLYPRMVDQHRWPITTAGKVPTALDDKKRPTSSLRKTSPTPSLRKTSLDRITVSSKSIDLADMRSKTSPSPRSETGTPSRRKLSPDSTAVLTRSNSVADKISKTSSLSRQETGSPPHRRLSLDGTVGPNRSIDVADKTSRPSSLSYGGIGAPSHRRLSLDVTAMLNRSIGIPDKKSKSSLSPHLERGTSSMKRLSPDGNAVQSRSIDLADKTSRTSSTFHPETITSSIRRPSLDGSPVPNRSIDLVGRTTKTSSSSHTERGTPSPRIVSLDGKSKPLVKSTNDLLVSHDESGIALVNGCLVDDCSPQIVRPNSSSSSDKTKMSNAAAKHLVVPTLGLISTVSRWISPSRAKAVNSSRGSSPARIRPSSPTRKLQSAASVLSFITDIRHGKKAANHIEDVHNLRLLYNRLLQWRYANAQSDDALQSQRVKVERVMCSVWVEITSLWDSIMEKRIEIQKLKLKLKLYSVLDNQICGLNEWALIETDHISSLTWAIEDLQASTVLVPVIRGARGNIKTIKEAVCSAVDVMQAMGSSLCSVLLKVDKMNCLVSELADVVIEGRAMFDEYESMLISIAELQVEEYSLRSHLLQMKQAWSNDETTIYGY, from the exons ATGGATGTATATGAACCTGAGCAAGAGCAAGCGTTACAGAAGCAATCTGCTGCTGAGAGAACAAGACTACCACTGGTTTCAGCTGACAACAAGAATGGAGTCACTCCACTTGCCCAAACAAGAGAAGTTCGTTCGAGGTATAGGTCACCTTTACCATCTTCACCCACGAAACGCTGTTCTTCGCCAATCGCCAGCAGGACATCATCAACCTCAACGTTTTCAGCAGCAGCAAAGAGGGCTGTATCAGCTGAAAGAAATCGCCCCTCTCGACCATCATCGCCTCGATCTCCATCAACCCCAATTCAGGATACAACTGCAGAATTGTTGTTGGCATCGAGAAAGGTAGCCGGCATTAAGATACCGGAGTCCTTATGGCCTTCCACAATGCGGAGCCTAAATGTTTCTTTCCAGTCtgataagaaagaaaaaccaGCTTCTTATATGCCTGATCGAACTCTGAGGCAATCATCTAATGTTGCTCATAGACATGCTGAACTTCCAGCTTCAAGAAAGCCTACACCTGAAAGGAAGCAGACTCCACTTAAAAGTAAGAATTCTTCTGTTCAATCCGAGAATTCTAAACCTGTTGATAGTTTGTATCCACGTATGGTGGATCAACATCGATGGCCAATCACAACAGCTGGGAAAGTTCCCACTGCCCTGGATGATAAGAAAAGACCTACATCTTCCCTTAGGAAGACATCCCCTACACCTTCTCTTAGGAAGACATCCCTGGATAGGATCACTGTTTCAAGCAAAAGTATCGACCTGGCTGATATGAGAAGCAAAACTTCACCTTCACCCCGTTCGGAAACAGGTACACCTTCCCGCAGGAAACTATCTCCAGATAGCACCGCCGTTCTTACTAGAAGTAACAGCGTTGCTGATAAGATCAGCAAAACTTCATCTTTATCCCGACAAGAAACAGGTTCACCTCCCCATAGGAGACTCTCCCTGGATGGCACAGTTGGCCCTAATAGAAGTATCGACGTGGCTGACAAGACAAGCAGGCCCTCATCTCTATCCTATGGTGGAATAGGTGCACCTTCCCATAGGAGACTATCTCTGGATGTCACTGCTATGTTAAATAGAAGTATTGGCATTCCAGATAAGAAAAGCAAATCTTCATTGTCTCCCCATTTGGAAAGAGGTACATCTTCAATGAAGAGACTATCTCCTGATGGCAATGCTGTTCAGAGTAGAAGTATAGATTTAGCTGACAAGACAAGCAGAACTTCATCTACATTCCATCCAGAAACGATTACCTCTTCAATCAGGAGGCCATCTCTGGATGGAAGCCCTGTTCCAAACCGAAGTATTGATTTGGTTGGTAGGACTACCAAAACTTCATCTTCATCCCATACGGAAAGAGGTACACCTTCCCCCAGGATAGTATCTCTGGATGGGAAAAGTAAACCTTTGGTCAAATCTACAAATGATTTGTTAGTATCTCATGATGAGAGTGGAATAGCATTGGTGAATGGGTGTTTAGTTGATGATTGTTCACCACAGATTGTAAGACCTAATTCTTCAAGTTCATcagataaaacaaaaatgtcaaatgCTGCCGCTAAACATCTGGTTGTTCCAACTCTTGGATTGATATCTACTGTGTCTAGATGGATCAGTCCCTCTCGAGCAAAGGCTGTCAATTCTTCAAGAGGATCCAGCCCTGCTCGGATAAGACCATCCAGCCCCACCAGAAAACTTCAAAGTGCAGCTTCAGTTCTTAGTTTCATTACAGATATCAGACATGGAAAGAAGGCTGCAAATCACATTGAAGATGTCCATAACTTGCGTCTTTTATACAATAGACTCTTGCAATGGAGATATGCAAATGCTCAGAGTGATGATGCATTGCAATCCCAGAGAGTAAAAGTAGAG AGAGTGATGTGCAGTGTGTGGGTGGAAATCACTTCTCTTTGGGACTCAATAATGGAGAAAAGGATTGAGATTCAGAAATTAAAGCTCAAGTTGAAGCTTTACTCAGTTTTGGACAATCAA ATCTGTGGTCTTAACGAGTGGGCATTAATTGAAACGGATCATATTAGCTCATTAACTTGGGCCATAGAGGATCTGCAAGCTAGCACAGTTCTTGTTCCAGTCATAAGAGGAGCAAGG ggtaatattaaaacaataaaggAGGCTGTATGCTCTGCTGTTGATGTGATGCAGGCAATGGGGTCCTCCTTATGTTCCGTACTCTTGAAG GTTGACAAGATGAACTGCTTGGTGTCTGAACTTGCTGATGTAGTAATAGAGGGAAGAGCTATGTTTGATGAATATGAATCAATGTTGATCTCCATCGCTGAATTGCAG GTGGAAGAATACAGCCTTAGGAGCCATCTACTACAGATGAAACAAGCTTGGAGCAACGATGAAACGACAATATATGGGTATTAA
- the LOC125187517 gene encoding translation initiation factor IF3-4, chloroplastic-like has product MAGLTSTFHHPCKSQLPKSFKPSSIHLHTFSIRILSPKTAPCPSIRTTISARYGGGGGGGGGAPRRSKPPEDEALDFSSVKSDTVRLIDQQQKMVGVVTKAQAFQMAEDAELDLVILSPDAEPPVVRIMDYNKYKYEQQKKKRDQQKKSLASRMDLKELKMGYNIDVHDYSVRLRAAKKFLADGDKVKIMVNLKGRENEFRNNAIELVRRFQADVGELAVEEAKSFKDRNIFIVLVPNKVVVQKSQEPPKKKDDAVANEVSASV; this is encoded by the exons ATGGCTGGTCTGACCAGCACCTTCCATCATCCCTGTAAATCCCAACTGCCCAAATCCTTCAAACCCTCTTCCATCCACCTCCACACCTTTTCCATCCGCATCCTCAGCCCCAAAACCGCCCCTTGCCCCTCAATTCGTACCACTATCTCCGCTCGctacggcggcggcggcggagggggcGGAGGCGCGCCACGGAGGTCCAAGCCCCCGGAGGATGAAGCCCTAGATTTCTCTTCGGTTAA GTCGGATACTGTTAGGCTTATTGATCAGCAGCAGAAGATG GTTGGAGTAGTAACAAAAGCTCAGGCTTTTCAAATGGCTGAGGATGCTGAGCTTGACTTG GTGATATTGTCTCCAGACGCAGAGCCTCCAGTTGTTAGAATTATGGATTACAA CAAATATAAGTATGAGCAGCAGAAGAAGAAGCGAGACCAGCAGAAGAAAAGCTTGG CTAGCCGCATGGATTTGAAGGAACTAAAGATGGG TTATAACATTGATGTTCATGACTATTCCGTGCGTTTGAGAGCAGCAAAGAAATTTTTGGCTGATGGAGACAAG GTCAAAATCATGGTGAATTTGAAGGGGCGTGAAAACGAATTCAGAAATAATGCTATTGAGCTTGTCAGACGGTTTCAGGCTGACGTTGGGGAG CTGGCAGTTGAGGAAGCCAAAAGTTTCAAGGACAGAAACATCTTCATCGTGTTGGTGCCAAACAAGGTTGTTGTACAGAAGTCTCAAGAACCACcaaagaaaaaggatgatGCCGTAGCAAATGAGGTTTCAGCTAGTGTTTGA
- the LOC125189289 gene encoding magnesium-chelatase subunit ChlI, chloroplastic: KTPGLHYGYDQVQKLASSKENQRPVYPFAAIVGQDEMKLCLLLNVIDPKIGGVMIMGDRGTGKSTTVRSLVDLLPEIKVVYGDPFNSDPEDAEVQGPEVRDKVMKGEQLPVVATKINMVDLPLGATEDRVCGTIDIEKALTEGVKAFEPGLLAKANRGILYVDEVNLLDDHLVDVLLDSAASGWNTVEREGISISHPARFILIGSGNPEEGELRPQLLDRFGMHAQVGTVKDAELRVKIVEERARFDKNPQEFRKSYIAEQEKLQQQIDSARSGLSSVIIDHDLRVKISKVCAELNVDGLRGDIVTNRAARALAALKGRDKVTTEDIATVIPNCLRHRLRKDPLESIDSGLLVIEKFYEVFA, encoded by the coding sequence AAAACTCCGGGTTTACATTATGGCTATGATCAGGTTCAGAAGCTCGCTTCTTCGAAGGAGAATCAGAGGCCAGTTTATCCATTTGCAGCTATAGTCGGGCAGGATGAGATGAAACTGTGCCTTTTGCTGAATGTGATTGATCCGAAGATCGGAGGGGTGATGATCATGGGTGACAGGGGGACCGGAAAGTCTACAACCGTTAGATCTTTAGTCGATCTACTCCCTGAAATCAAAGTAGTGTACGGGGATCCATTTAACTCGGATCCAGAGGATGCTGAAGTGCAGGGGCCGGAAGTACGTGACAAAGTCATGAAAGGCGAACAGCTCCCTGTCGTAGCTACAAAGATCAACATGGTTGATCTGCCTTTGGGTGCAACAGAAGATAGAGTTTGTGGCACAATCGACATTGAGAAGGCCCTTACCGAAGGTGTGAAGGCGTTCGAGCCTGGTCTCCTAGCAAAGGCCAACAGAGGGATTCTGTATGTTGACGAGGTTAATCTTTTGGACGATCATTTAGTGGACGTTCTGCTAGATTCTGCTGCCTCGGGATGGAACACTgtggagagagagggaatcTCGATTTCACACCCGGCCAGGTTCATACTCATCGGATCAGGTAATCCAGAAGAGGGAGAATTGAGGCCACAGCTTCTTGATCGTTTTGGGATGCACGCCCAAGTTGGAACAGTGAAGGACGCGGAGCTCAGGGTGAAGATAGTCGAGGAGAGAGCACGATTCGACAAGAATCCTCAAGAGTTCAGGAAGTCCTACATCGCAGAGCAAGAGAAACTCCAGCAGCAAATTGACTCGGCCAGGAGTGGCCTTTCGTCCGTCATAATAGATCATGATCTTCGAGTGAAAATCTCCAAGGTATGCGCGGAGCTCAACGTGGACGGATTGAGAGGCGATATAGTTACGAATAGGGCAGCAAGAGCATTGGCTGCTCTCAAGGGAAGAGATAAAGTAACAACGGAGGATATTGCCACTGTCATCCCCAACTGCTTGAGACACCGGCTTAGAAAGGACCCTCTTGAGTCGATCGACTCGGGCTTGCTCGTGATCGAGAAATTCTACGAAGTTTTTGCCTGA